A region of Deinococcus rubellus DNA encodes the following proteins:
- the tnpC gene encoding IS66 family transposase: MTGTLREQELLEIIRQQAQRFERLEAENRALKAENARLKKRLEDLERKSRKYAAPHSRETRKADPKPPGRRAGEGLFTYKQAPTPEQITQVIEVSAPNTCAACGFSGKLLFKRQDKAWITELAAERAQQLTEYHVPVMVCPACGGTVRGVHPDLAADQYGATAHRCGPRLKASLQVLHHEIGLPQRRLPRVLQLTTGIRITQGAVTQDAQRLAEDAGPLAAHVQTLEADLRAAAFVHHDDTGWRISTSQAWVSTFRCAQTVLFTANHQHTNIELRKVLGDAFQGILVCDRFKVYDSKNLDQVRQQKCLAHLIRNADEVAAGEQQRPGRGHEYGLRLAQVFRDGIKLHRRYDEGWCTREEYRQQGESLTLRLEKVLMRAPLKTKANERLRLGILEQHLRERVLLFLSDPEIPPTNNAAERSLRTVVMARKVSQCSKNARGATTYMRIKSTVETARLRGQDPVGMLMSLRC; this comes from the coding sequence ATGACTGGGACGTTGAGGGAGCAGGAGCTGCTGGAGATTATCCGCCAGCAGGCTCAGCGGTTCGAGCGGCTGGAAGCCGAAAACCGCGCGCTCAAAGCTGAGAATGCACGCCTGAAGAAGCGCCTTGAAGACCTTGAGCGTAAGAGCCGCAAGTACGCGGCACCGCACAGTCGTGAAACCCGTAAAGCTGATCCCAAACCCCCAGGACGCCGTGCGGGAGAGGGGCTTTTCACGTACAAGCAGGCACCGACACCCGAACAGATCACTCAAGTGATCGAGGTCAGTGCGCCAAATACCTGCGCTGCTTGCGGATTCAGCGGCAAATTGCTCTTCAAGCGCCAGGACAAAGCTTGGATCACCGAACTCGCTGCTGAGCGCGCTCAGCAGCTCACGGAATATCACGTTCCGGTGATGGTGTGTCCTGCGTGTGGTGGCACGGTGCGCGGCGTGCATCCTGACCTGGCAGCAGATCAATATGGGGCAACGGCTCACCGCTGCGGACCACGCCTGAAGGCCAGCCTTCAGGTGCTGCACCATGAAATCGGCCTCCCACAGCGCCGGTTGCCACGGGTGCTCCAGTTGACGACCGGAATTCGCATCACGCAGGGCGCAGTGACCCAGGACGCACAGCGGCTGGCTGAGGATGCAGGCCCCCTGGCAGCCCATGTTCAGACCCTGGAAGCTGATCTGCGCGCGGCCGCGTTTGTGCATCATGACGATACCGGCTGGCGGATCAGCACCAGTCAAGCCTGGGTCAGCACCTTCCGTTGCGCCCAGACCGTGCTGTTCACCGCCAACCACCAGCACACCAACATCGAGCTTCGAAAGGTCCTGGGCGACGCCTTCCAAGGCATACTGGTCTGCGACCGATTCAAGGTTTATGACAGCAAGAACCTCGATCAGGTCAGGCAGCAGAAGTGCCTGGCGCATCTCATCCGCAACGCGGATGAGGTCGCTGCCGGAGAACAACAGCGGCCCGGTCGAGGACACGAATACGGCCTCCGACTGGCGCAGGTGTTCCGCGACGGGATCAAGCTCCATCGGCGCTATGACGAGGGATGGTGTACCCGGGAAGAATATCGGCAGCAGGGTGAGTCCCTCACCCTGCGCCTGGAAAAGGTGCTGATGCGTGCACCCTTGAAGACCAAGGCCAACGAGCGGCTGCGCCTGGGGATTCTAGAACAGCACCTTCGTGAAAGGGTGCTGCTGTTCCTGTCGGATCCGGAAATTCCACCGACCAACAATGCTGCCGAACGCAGTCTCAGAACCGTGGTCATGGCCAGGAAAGTCTCGCAGTGCAGTAAAAATGCACGGGGAGCCACCACGTACATGCGCATCAAGTCGACGGTGGAAACCGCCCGCCTGCGTGGTCAGGATCCCGTTGGTATGCTGATGTCCCTGCGCTGTTGA
- the moaA gene encoding GTP 3',8-cyclase MoaA, with protein sequence MPPATPSPFLTDALGRPLRDLRISVTDRCNLRCTYCMPGEIFGADYAFLPREELLSFEEIERLARLFVRLSVQKLRLTGGEPLLRRDLPQLIEQLSRIEGVHDIAMTTNGLLLPRLAASLKAAGLQRVTVSLDALDPQVFGQMNGLGVQPERVMAGIEAALTVGLGVKINTVVQRGVNDGALLELWRALRGKAVVRFIEFMDVGNHNGWNMSQVVPSREVIARLADGGEPLRPLDAHYQGEVAARYADAEGFEAGVISSVTAPFCGDCSRARLSAVGQLYTCLFATQGSDLRAPLRAGASDDALLDLIGGIWSVRRDRYSEERGELSAARQQGQKIEMSHIGG encoded by the coding sequence ATGCCGCCTGCCACTCCATCCCCTTTTCTCACCGACGCGCTGGGCCGACCCCTGCGCGACCTGCGGATCAGCGTGACCGACCGCTGCAACCTGCGCTGCACCTACTGCATGCCCGGCGAGATCTTCGGTGCGGACTACGCTTTCCTGCCGCGAGAGGAACTGCTCAGCTTCGAGGAAATCGAGCGGCTGGCCCGCCTGTTTGTGCGGCTGAGTGTGCAAAAGCTGCGCCTTACTGGGGGCGAACCACTGCTCAGGCGTGACCTGCCGCAACTGATCGAGCAGCTCAGCCGCATTGAGGGCGTGCACGACATCGCCATGACCACCAACGGCCTGCTGCTGCCGCGCCTGGCGGCGAGCCTCAAGGCAGCAGGATTGCAGCGCGTCACGGTGAGCCTGGACGCCCTCGACCCCCAGGTGTTCGGGCAGATGAACGGGCTGGGCGTGCAACCGGAGCGGGTGATGGCGGGCATCGAGGCAGCGCTCACGGTGGGCCTGGGCGTCAAGATCAATACAGTGGTGCAGCGCGGTGTCAATGATGGGGCGCTCCTTGAGCTGTGGAGGGCGCTTCGCGGCAAGGCGGTGGTGCGCTTCATCGAGTTCATGGACGTGGGCAACCACAACGGCTGGAACATGAGCCAGGTCGTGCCCTCGCGCGAGGTCATCGCCCGCCTGGCTGACGGCGGCGAGCCGCTGCGCCCGCTGGACGCCCACTACCAGGGCGAGGTGGCCGCCCGCTACGCCGACGCCGAGGGCTTCGAGGCCGGGGTCATCAGCAGCGTCACCGCGCCATTTTGCGGCGACTGCTCACGGGCACGGCTCTCGGCGGTGGGCCAGCTCTATACCTGCCTGTTCGCGACCCAGGGCAGCGATCTGCGCGCCCCGCTGCGGGCCGGGGCCAGCGACGACGCGTTGCTCGACCTGATCGGTGGGATCTGGAGCGTGCGCCGTGACCGGTACAGCGAGGAGCGCGGCGAACTCAGCGCCGCCCGGCAGCAGGGACAGAAAATCGAGATGTCACACATCGGCGGTTGA
- a CDS encoding GntR family transcriptional regulator → MAKYPLIKSTLKDRLLGGHYQEGLPLPSEPQLAREFEVSRMTARRAIDELEREGYVYRVQGAGTFPTGKRFRQGTFRIRPFKEWARHPDHRTGVLHAMQIQATPEIAIVLQVQLHDPVVFIHRLRTAGDEALVIEKRYINAALVGDLLAQNLAAESIHEVMVAMGVPLTRVEQALEAVNLRQEEADLLRVPVGTAAFLLRRTTYSGTKRVSYVNYWVRGDRYAFQDSFEP, encoded by the coding sequence ATGGCCAAATATCCACTGATCAAGTCCACCCTCAAAGACCGCTTGCTGGGCGGCCATTACCAGGAGGGCTTGCCGCTGCCCAGCGAGCCGCAACTGGCCCGCGAGTTCGAGGTCTCGCGGATGACGGCCCGGCGGGCCATCGACGAACTGGAGCGCGAGGGGTACGTCTACCGGGTGCAGGGCGCGGGCACCTTTCCCACCGGCAAACGCTTTCGCCAGGGCACCTTCCGGATCAGGCCGTTCAAGGAGTGGGCGCGCCACCCCGACCACCGCACCGGGGTGCTGCACGCCATGCAGATTCAGGCCACGCCGGAAATCGCCATCGTCTTGCAGGTGCAGCTTCACGACCCGGTGGTCTTCATTCACCGCCTGCGCACCGCTGGAGACGAAGCGCTGGTGATCGAGAAGCGCTACATCAACGCGGCGCTCGTCGGCGATCTGCTGGCCCAGAACCTGGCCGCCGAGAGCATCCATGAGGTGATGGTGGCAATGGGCGTGCCGCTGACCCGCGTGGAGCAGGCGCTCGAGGCGGTCAACCTGCGCCAGGAGGAAGCCGATCTGCTGCGGGTGCCAGTGGGCACGGCGGCCTTCTTGCTGCGGCGCACCACCTACAGCGGCACCAAACGGGTCTCGTATGTCAACTACTGGGTGCGCGGTGACCGCTACGCCTTTCAGGACAGCTTCGAGCCTTGA
- a CDS encoding TetR/AcrR family transcriptional regulator yields MDSLSLRERQKEKRRTRIYNVAIDLFKRGGFQTTTATDIAKASNVSRGTFFNYYPYKEAVLLDYGSQIMARLRDLAETRLREGHDPQQVLAEVWERLAEESGQERDLIPPLAYEVMNPSPDRARTAYEALPLSRVIGLILSPMQQAGQLRSDLSLQRMSNLIADTYLIIALRWSAYGTERSLAEEMRLTLSFLMQGVLVRPPA; encoded by the coding sequence ATGGATTCACTCTCGCTGCGCGAACGCCAGAAAGAAAAGCGCCGCACCCGCATTTACAACGTGGCCATCGACCTGTTCAAGCGCGGGGGCTTTCAGACCACCACCGCCACCGACATCGCCAAAGCCTCCAACGTCTCACGCGGCACCTTTTTTAATTACTACCCTTACAAGGAAGCGGTCCTGCTCGATTACGGCTCGCAGATCATGGCCCGGCTACGCGATCTGGCCGAGACCCGGCTGCGCGAGGGGCACGACCCGCAGCAGGTGCTGGCCGAAGTCTGGGAGCGGCTGGCCGAGGAGAGCGGTCAGGAACGCGACCTGATTCCGCCGCTGGCCTACGAGGTCATGAACCCTAGCCCCGACCGCGCCCGCACGGCCTACGAGGCGCTGCCGCTGAGCCGGGTCATCGGGCTGATCCTGAGTCCGATGCAGCAGGCCGGGCAACTCAGAAGCGATCTCAGCTTGCAGCGCATGAGCAACCTGATCGCCGACACCTACCTGATCATCGCCCTGCGGTGGAGCGCCTACGGCACCGAGCGCTCGCTGGCCGAGGAGATGCGCCTGACCCTGAGTTTTCTGATGCAGGGCGTCTTGGTCCGTCCTCCCGCCTGA
- a CDS encoding 50S ribosomal protein L25/general stress protein Ctc: MELKATQRNTQDKLAEGMLPAVAYNKDHNVSFTVDRKAFDRAFRAQGTAGLFDISIEGGESFPALVKAVQMDKRRRIPQHVDFFMVTYGQPIEATVPVHIKGKSQGEIMGGLVDIVLHSISIIAPGPRRIPQEIMVDVSKLNIGDHVTAGNLKLPEGVKLNVDESITVVSVLPPRLSAEEAEAETQAAQVAGMVASGELSEAAAEAVLEGEVSLEDAKTEGSEAMAKEEAEGDGSGKPAQE, encoded by the coding sequence ATGGAACTGAAAGCCACCCAGAGAAACACCCAGGACAAGCTGGCGGAGGGAATGCTTCCCGCCGTCGCCTACAACAAAGACCACAACGTTTCGTTCACCGTTGACCGCAAGGCATTTGACCGGGCCTTTCGCGCCCAGGGCACGGCGGGACTGTTCGACATCAGCATCGAGGGCGGCGAGAGCTTTCCGGCGCTGGTCAAGGCTGTGCAGATGGACAAGCGTCGCCGCATCCCGCAGCACGTCGATTTCTTCATGGTGACCTACGGCCAGCCTATCGAGGCCACCGTGCCGGTGCACATCAAGGGCAAGAGCCAGGGCGAGATCATGGGCGGCCTGGTGGATATCGTGCTGCACAGCATCAGCATCATCGCTCCCGGCCCGCGCCGGATTCCCCAGGAAATCATGGTGGACGTGAGCAAGCTCAACATCGGTGACCACGTCACGGCGGGCAACCTCAAACTGCCCGAGGGCGTCAAGCTGAATGTGGATGAGAGCATCACCGTGGTCAGCGTGCTGCCGCCGCGCCTGAGCGCCGAGGAAGCCGAGGCCGAGACCCAGGCGGCCCAGGTCGCCGGAATGGTCGCGTCGGGCGAACTCAGCGAGGCCGCTGCCGAGGCGGTGCTGGAAGGCGAAGTCAGCCTGGAAGATGCCAAGACCGAGGGCAGCGAGGCGATGGCCAAGGAAGAAGCCGAGGGCGACGGCTCGGGCAAGCCCGCCCAAGAGTAA
- the speA gene encoding biosynthetic arginine decarboxylase: MKTSTKYSIADAAETYLVPNWSGGWFRVNDDGMMEVTPSPGLHVVIQDVVDSVLERGESLPVILRFPQVLTGRVKQLNEAFHKAMAEYNYKGAYQGVFPIKVNQRRLVVETIAQAGYSYAHGLEAGSKAELALCLAQKLNPDALLCCNGFKDDGFIKLALWGRTLGKNVVITLEKYSELDRILKQARALGVKPAIGVRFKLHARGSGQWEESGGDQAKFGLNAYELLRVVEKLREEGMLDSLVMLHTHIGSQITDIRRIKVAVREATQTYAGLIAAGAELKYLNVGGGLGVDYDGSKTTFYASMNYTLAEYAADIVYTVQEVCKARGVPEPVIVSESGRALTAHHSVLVVPVVDVTGPTRDLQDIPEAGENTHQIVKDMEEILDTISARNYREMYNDAVGDKQTLHNLFDLGYVTLSDRARGEALFNAILRKISKLIAGEKYVPDELEDLQKVLADKYICNFSLFQSLPDNWAIQALFPIVPLARLDEQPTRQGTLVDITCDSDGKIEKFIDLRDVKATLPLHEPNGKPYYLGIFLSGAYQDVLGSSHNLFGKVSEAHVTARPGGRYHIDLFVRGQKARRMIESMGYEEGMLRDSIEDQADEAIKEGLLTDEQETEMLEDYGEELLGYTYLEYEEG; encoded by the coding sequence TTGAAAACCAGCACGAAATATTCGATCGCCGACGCCGCCGAAACCTACCTGGTCCCCAACTGGAGCGGCGGGTGGTTCAGGGTCAACGACGACGGCATGATGGAAGTCACCCCCTCGCCCGGCCTGCACGTGGTTATTCAGGACGTGGTGGACAGCGTCTTGGAGCGCGGCGAGAGCCTGCCGGTCATCTTGCGGTTTCCGCAGGTACTGACTGGCCGGGTCAAGCAGCTCAACGAGGCCTTTCACAAAGCGATGGCCGAGTACAACTACAAGGGCGCGTACCAGGGCGTCTTTCCCATCAAGGTCAACCAGCGCCGACTCGTCGTCGAGACCATCGCCCAGGCGGGCTACAGCTACGCGCACGGCCTGGAAGCGGGCAGCAAGGCCGAGCTGGCCCTCTGCCTGGCCCAGAAGTTGAACCCCGACGCGCTGCTGTGCTGCAACGGCTTCAAGGACGACGGCTTCATCAAGCTGGCCCTGTGGGGCCGCACACTGGGCAAGAACGTGGTCATCACACTGGAGAAATACAGCGAACTGGACCGGATTCTCAAGCAGGCCAGAGCGCTGGGCGTCAAACCCGCCATCGGCGTGCGCTTCAAGCTGCACGCACGCGGCTCGGGGCAGTGGGAGGAGTCGGGCGGCGACCAGGCCAAGTTTGGGCTCAACGCCTACGAACTGCTGCGGGTCGTGGAAAAGCTGCGCGAGGAGGGGATGCTCGACAGTCTGGTGATGCTACACACCCACATCGGCTCGCAGATCACCGACATCCGGCGCATTAAAGTGGCGGTGCGGGAAGCGACCCAGACCTACGCGGGATTGATCGCGGCGGGCGCAGAGCTGAAGTACCTCAACGTGGGCGGCGGCCTGGGCGTCGATTACGACGGCTCCAAGACCACCTTCTACGCCAGCATGAACTACACCCTGGCCGAGTACGCCGCCGACATCGTCTACACCGTGCAGGAAGTCTGCAAGGCGCGCGGCGTGCCGGAACCGGTGATCGTCTCGGAATCGGGCCGGGCGCTCACCGCCCACCACTCGGTGCTGGTGGTGCCGGTGGTCGACGTGACCGGGCCGACCCGTGACCTCCAAGACATTCCCGAGGCGGGCGAGAACACCCACCAGATCGTCAAGGATATGGAAGAAATTCTGGACACCATCTCAGCGCGCAACTACCGCGAGATGTACAACGACGCGGTGGGCGACAAGCAGACGCTGCACAATCTGTTCGATCTGGGCTACGTGACCCTGAGCGACCGGGCGCGCGGCGAAGCCCTCTTTAACGCCATCCTGAGGAAAATCAGCAAGCTGATCGCGGGCGAGAAGTACGTGCCTGACGAGCTGGAAGACTTGCAGAAGGTGCTGGCCGACAAGTACATCTGCAACTTCTCACTGTTCCAGAGCCTGCCGGACAACTGGGCCATTCAGGCGCTCTTTCCGATTGTGCCGCTCGCACGCCTCGATGAGCAGCCCACCCGCCAGGGCACCCTGGTGGACATCACCTGCGACTCGGACGGCAAGATCGAGAAGTTCATCGATCTGCGCGACGTGAAAGCCACCCTGCCGCTGCACGAGCCGAACGGCAAGCCCTACTACCTGGGTATCTTTTTGTCGGGGGCCTACCAAGACGTGCTGGGCAGCTCCCATAACCTGTTCGGCAAGGTCAGCGAGGCACACGTGACGGCCCGGCCCGGTGGCCGCTACCACATCGATCTGTTCGTGCGCGGTCAGAAGGCCCGGCGGATGATCGAGTCGATGGGCTACGAGGAAGGCATGCTGCGCGACAGCATCGAGGACCAGGCCGACGAGGCCATCAAGGAAGGTCTACTGACCGACGAGCAGGAAACTGAGATGCTTGAGGACTACGGCGAAGAGCTACTCGGCTACACCTACCTGGAGTACGAGGAGGGGTGA
- a CDS encoding GNAT family N-acetyltransferase: MNEIIFQLNDKTVEAHEINTLYTLIGWNNSNQRTEDRTVSILETSAAYATARSGGELIGFGRMLGDAYTAQLLDVMTTPAFRKHGVATQIIQLLLDWSGNRFLGIYLIDGARNPTFYERLGFEAADPETDRLMYWQPQL, translated from the coding sequence ATGAATGAGATTATCTTTCAACTGAATGACAAGACCGTGGAGGCGCACGAGATCAACACGCTCTACACCCTGATCGGCTGGAACAATTCAAATCAGCGAACCGAGGATAGAACGGTCAGTATCCTGGAAACGTCGGCGGCTTACGCAACGGCCAGGTCTGGGGGCGAACTAATCGGCTTCGGCAGGATGTTGGGCGACGCCTACACCGCACAGCTTCTGGATGTGATGACTACTCCTGCGTTCAGAAAGCATGGCGTGGCGACACAGATCATCCAGTTGTTGCTGGACTGGTCAGGAAATAGGTTCCTGGGCATCTATCTCATTGATGGCGCACGAAACCCTACCTTTTATGAACGCCTAGGCTTTGAAGCAGCAGACCCAGAAACAGACCGCCTGATGTACTGGCAGCCGCAACTCTGA
- a CDS encoding ABC transporter permease yields MSNVLLMARLSLSEALRKKLIVVLLVLTAAFLGFYLYGVLRLEQNLTERAADAGLSAGPRRGLGALPVVYSGVFGMYLVYFLGSLMAVLSTVASVSGDIESGVMQSVIARPVTRAQVVLGRWLGFTGMNVLYVLLVSVALLTGLYLITGYLPPAPAAAVAQILLGIVLITSLTVLGSTLFATLANGIAVFVLYGLGSAGGILKSIGALANSPTMESLGNAANIVMPTNALWLGASYNLQTEGALQLAQVARGANPFASTTPIEPGILIWAAVYTALAVLLAMWRFSRRDL; encoded by the coding sequence GTGAGCAACGTCCTCTTGATGGCCCGGCTCTCGCTGAGTGAAGCGCTGCGCAAGAAACTGATTGTGGTGCTGCTGGTGCTCACCGCCGCATTCCTCGGCTTTTACCTCTACGGCGTATTGCGGCTGGAGCAGAATCTGACCGAGCGCGCCGCCGACGCGGGGCTGAGTGCTGGCCCGCGTCGGGGCCTCGGGGCGCTGCCGGTGGTGTACTCCGGCGTCTTTGGCATGTATCTGGTCTACTTTCTCGGCTCACTGATGGCGGTGCTGTCCACAGTGGCCTCGGTCAGCGGCGACATCGAGAGCGGGGTGATGCAGTCGGTGATTGCCCGTCCGGTGACCCGCGCTCAGGTGGTGCTGGGGCGCTGGCTCGGCTTTACGGGCATGAACGTGCTGTACGTCTTGCTGGTGTCGGTGGCACTGTTGACCGGGCTTTACCTGATCACCGGCTACCTGCCGCCCGCACCCGCCGCAGCGGTGGCCCAGATCCTGCTGGGCATCGTGCTGATCACCAGCCTGACGGTGCTGGGCAGCACGCTGTTTGCCACCCTCGCCAACGGCATTGCGGTGTTTGTCCTCTACGGTCTCGGCTCGGCGGGCGGCATCCTCAAATCTATCGGGGCGCTCGCCAACTCGCCGACAATGGAAAGCCTCGGCAATGCTGCCAACATCGTGATGCCCACCAACGCCCTGTGGCTGGGGGCCAGTTACAACCTCCAGACCGAGGGCGCACTGCAACTCGCCCAGGTGGCGCGCGGAGCCAATCCGTTCGCTTCCACCACCCCGATTGAGCCGGGCATCCTGATCTGGGCCGCTGTCTACACGGCGCTGGCGGTGCTGTTGGCGATGTGGCGCTTCTCGCGGCGTGATCTGTAA
- a CDS encoding ABC transporter ATP-binding protein: MTLAIQTQHLRKEYKGRAVVQGLDLEVGEGEVFGFLGPNGAGKSTTVKMLLGLVRPTSGSVKVLGGSPDDPAVRARLGFLPEQFRFQTWMTAHEFLNFHGQLAGLKAEELRTRIPAVLKRVGLDGRGNEALGGYSKGMLQRAGLAGAILAHPRLVFLDEPTSALDPVGRVEVREIIQELRREGVTVFLNSHLLSEVEQVSDRVAFVKAGEVVRAGTLNELLGGALPVMIKVDRFTPDLLADLGRLGHLEQQGAQQVSVTVSGEEAIPALANAVSASGVQLYALTPQRHDLEDLFLELVGTSGDTGQSALTGRVA; the protein is encoded by the coding sequence ATGACTCTAGCTATTCAGACCCAACACCTCCGTAAAGAATACAAAGGCCGCGCCGTCGTTCAGGGTCTCGACCTCGAAGTGGGGGAGGGCGAGGTGTTCGGCTTCCTCGGCCCCAACGGCGCGGGCAAATCCACCACCGTCAAGATGCTGCTGGGCCTGGTGCGCCCGACGTCCGGCAGCGTCAAGGTGCTGGGCGGCTCGCCCGACGACCCCGCTGTGCGCGCCCGCCTCGGCTTTTTGCCGGAGCAGTTCCGCTTCCAGACCTGGATGACGGCCCACGAGTTTCTGAACTTTCATGGCCAGCTCGCGGGCCTCAAGGCTGAAGAACTCAGAACCCGTATTCCTGCCGTGCTGAAGCGGGTCGGGCTGGACGGACGCGGCAACGAGGCGCTGGGCGGCTACAGCAAGGGGATGCTCCAGCGGGCTGGCCTGGCCGGAGCGATTCTGGCCCACCCCCGGCTGGTCTTTCTCGACGAGCCGACCTCGGCGCTCGATCCGGTGGGCCGGGTGGAGGTGCGCGAGATCATTCAGGAATTGCGCCGCGAGGGCGTCACGGTGTTTCTCAACTCGCACCTGCTCAGCGAGGTCGAGCAGGTCTCGGACCGGGTGGCCTTCGTCAAGGCGGGCGAGGTGGTGCGCGCCGGGACCCTGAACGAGTTGCTGGGCGGCGCGCTGCCGGTGATGATCAAGGTGGACCGCTTCACGCCGGACCTGCTGGCTGACTTGGGACGCCTCGGCCATCTGGAGCAGCAGGGCGCGCAGCAGGTCAGTGTGACTGTCAGTGGGGAAGAGGCGATTCCCGCTCTGGCAAACGCCGTATCCGCGTCTGGGGTACAGCTCTACGCCCTGACGCCGCAGCGACACGATCTCGAAGACCTGTTTCTGGAACTGGTGGGTACAAGCGGCGATACCGGGCAGTCGGCTCTCACGGGACGGGTCGCGTGA
- a CDS encoding aldo/keto reductase family protein, whose protein sequence is MEYRNLGRSGLKVSEVALGGWETYGVNVNENQMVRDIVMKAYEEGVNYFDEADIYARGKSEELMGAVLGELPRQNLVIASKVFWPMSDNVNDRGLSRKHVLESIRGTLKRLGTDYLDIYFAHRYDPEVPMEEIVMAFDQIIRNGQSLYWGTSMWPAARIAQAVEFARANGLHAPVVEQPEYSMIRRERVEGEILPYTESAGVGLVVWSPLAMGLLTGKYDDGKPAGARLTEKENWGKSILTDENVQKVRDLRPVADDLGLTRAQLALAWILRQKGVSSVITGATKVSQIEDTVKAAGVNLSEEVVGRIEDILSPR, encoded by the coding sequence ATGGAATATCGCAATTTGGGCAGGAGTGGTCTGAAGGTCTCAGAAGTCGCGCTGGGAGGTTGGGAGACCTACGGCGTCAACGTCAACGAAAACCAGATGGTGCGCGACATCGTCATGAAGGCCTACGAGGAAGGCGTCAACTACTTCGACGAGGCCGACATCTACGCGCGCGGCAAGTCCGAGGAGCTGATGGGCGCGGTGCTGGGCGAGTTGCCCCGCCAGAATCTGGTGATCGCCTCCAAGGTCTTCTGGCCGATGAGCGACAACGTCAATGACCGGGGTTTGTCGCGCAAGCACGTGCTGGAGAGCATTCGCGGCACCTTGAAGCGTCTGGGCACCGATTACCTCGACATCTACTTCGCCCACCGCTACGACCCCGAAGTGCCGATGGAAGAAATCGTGATGGCCTTCGACCAGATCATCCGTAACGGGCAGTCGCTCTACTGGGGCACCAGCATGTGGCCTGCCGCGCGAATCGCCCAGGCCGTCGAGTTTGCCAGGGCCAACGGCCTGCACGCCCCGGTGGTCGAGCAGCCTGAATACAGCATGATCCGCCGCGAGCGGGTGGAGGGCGAGATCTTGCCGTACACCGAGTCGGCGGGCGTGGGCCTGGTCGTCTGGAGTCCGCTGGCGATGGGCCTGCTGACCGGCAAGTACGACGACGGCAAACCCGCCGGAGCGCGCCTCACGGAGAAGGAAAACTGGGGCAAGTCGATCCTGACCGACGAGAACGTGCAGAAGGTCCGCGACCTCAGGCCGGTGGCCGACGATCTGGGTCTGACCCGGGCCCAGCTCGCCCTGGCCTGGATTCTGCGCCAGAAGGGCGTCAGCAGCGTGATCACCGGAGCCACCAAGGTCAGTCAGATCGAGGACACGGTGAAGGCGGCAGGCGTCAACCTGAGTGAAGAAGTGGTGGGCCGCATCGAGGACATTCTCTCGCCTCGCTAA